The proteins below are encoded in one region of Hordeum vulgare subsp. vulgare chromosome 3H, MorexV3_pseudomolecules_assembly, whole genome shotgun sequence:
- the LOC123439999 gene encoding uncharacterized protein LOC123439999 — MTFLFTVWICVHAGRRSRRQPMGSLAGGVVARRPRFLCMHVFRTSGEIMLKQVVGNWPDEVTVRFDLVFADTPFPAEGMSDVDGIFDPPYYEWFQFDKVLHPPPSPFLPYSHCLISTTSGMLFKFDWDMQVFDRFNFSQTLEACSNN; from the coding sequence ATGACATTTCTCTTCACTGTGTGGATCTGCGTGCACGCGGGCCGACGGTCCAGACGCCAGCCGatgggcagcctcgccggcggggTGGTGGCCAGGCGGCCGCGGTTCCTGTGCATGCACGTGTTCCGGACCAGCGGCGAGATCATGCTGAAGCAGGTGGTGGGGAATTGGCCCGACGAGGTCACGGTGCGCTTCGACCTCGTCTTCGCCGACACGCCCTTCCCCGCCGAGGGCATGTCCGACGTTGACGGCATCTTCGACCCGCCCTACTACGAGTGGTTCCAGTTTGACAAGGTCCTCCACCCTCCACCTTCCCCCTTCCTCCCGTATTCCCATTGCCTGATCTCTACTACGAGTGGTATGTTATTCAAATTTGACTGGGACATGCAAGTTTTTGATAGATTTAACTTTTCTCAGACACTTGAGGCGTGTAGTAACAATTAA